The Eremothecium gossypii ATCC 10895 chromosome VII, complete sequence nucleotide sequence GAATCTGATGCCGACAAGCAATCTAGTGTTGGATCGAATATTTTTGATAGTAAGCTACAGGAAGATCCACGGGATTGGGAGTGGGATGAGGCGGATCTGGTAGAAGGGAAGCTAACCAGTTTGCATTTCCCGTTGGATATGAACGACGAAAGACTCCTTTTTGCGAAGCAGCCCGATACAGGTGCAATCGGGAGATCTTCTACGGTTCTCTATAACGACAAGCACCTCTTTTCGAAGTTCAACATTTCCAACGATGACAAGTATAGAATTCTGAAAGAGAACTATCAAACCAAGATTCGTTCCACGATTTCAAACCTCAGCATAGAACACTCTCAACCCGCGGCTCGCCTCCAATCTCCATTTTACAAAGTCCTCCTGCCCAAGGAACAGCTCAGGCACTTCCATCGGTGCCACTTTGGCAAGGGTATCCGCCCCGGTACCAACATAGTATTTAGTAAAATCAAGGTGAGGAGACGGAAGCGCGATAAGGGTAAAGACGTCAGGGAAATATTTTCAAACAGTTCAGACTTGACCATTGGTGATAGTGTACCCGTGTTTTTGATGGAGTACTGTGAACAGCAGCCTATCGCACTGTCGAAGTTTGGTATGGCCAGTAAATTAATCAATTACTACCGGAAAAGGAGTGAGACCGATACATCACGCCCAAAGCTTCCTGTCGGCGAAACACACGTTTTGGGTGTCCAAGACAAGTCACCATTCTGGAATTTTGGTTTTGTTGAACCGGGTGCAATTGTGCCCACGCTGTACAACAACATGATTAGAGCTCCTGTGTTCAAGCACGAGGTTTCTCGGACTGACTTTTTACTGATTAAGAGTGCAGGTAACGGTACCGGTACTAGGTTCTACCTACGGCAAATAAACCATTTATTCACAGTGGGTCAGACATTCCCGGTCGTGGAAATTCCGGGGCCAAATTCCAGGAAAGTCACATCGATGGGTAAGAATAGGCTACGCATGGTGGTATATAGGATATTAAACAAATCGCCAGAACACAGGTTGCTTGTAAAGCAAGTTGCAAGACACTTCCCAGATCAAAATGACATGCAGAATCGGCAAAGGCTCAAAGAATTCATGAAGTATCAACGTGATGGCGATGACCAAGGATTTTGGAAATTAAAGGAAGGGGAGGTTCTACTTGACAATGAAAATGTGAAGAAAATGATATCTCCTGAAGATGTATCAATGCTGGAGTCCATGTACGCGGGTCAGCAGTTCCAGGAAGATACTGATATGTTCAATTTTAATTCAAAGTTGCGCACCTTGGAGGAAAACTTGATTCCATGGAATGCGACAAAGAACTTTTTAAACGCTACACAGATGCGAGCCATGATCCAGATACATGGCGCGGGTGATCCTACAGGCTGCGGTGAAGGTTTTTCTTTTCTAAAAACTTCCATGAAGGGCGGCTTCACCAAGTCAGGTGAAAGTGAGCAGCCCCAGGCCACTGGTGGGCATAGTTACAATGTTGCCCAGCAACAAAAAGCTTATGATGAGGAGATCAGTAAAACTTGGTATAAGCAGGCAAAATCTCTAAGCATACAAAATCCGTTTGAGGAAATAGATGACCCAGATGTGGTCAACAAGACTAACAAACGTGTGAAGACTCACAGGGACGATGAAAAAGTGCTGCGCATCATACGGAAAACTAGGGATGAAAACGGCATAATCCAACGTCAGACCGTCATCGTGCGTGACCCTCGTGTGATCCATGCATATTTGCGAACTTACGAAAAAAGGCGTGAAGAGGCGGAACGTAATCTAGGTTTGGAAGAATTAATGAATGACAACATAGACCTTGTTACAGGAGAAAATAATGAAGAACGCCAGCTGAAACAAAAGAAGTTGTTAGAGGAGCAGTTGGCAAAGTTGGAGAAATCAAAGGAAAGACGACAAGCACGCAAGGCCGCGAAGGAGAAGAGCAAAGATGGCAAAGTCGT carries:
- the TAF1 gene encoding histone acetyltransferase (Syntenic homolog of Saccharomyces cerevisiae YGR274C (TAF1)); this translates as MGSGSNKTKSGGANQKDLSNEDEAYSAIFSGEFGALDISNYIGSQGHDSVTEHLPDAIDFEDEDELAEEELPDDYKAGTRQHSPAHGEDDYLTMMEDPTAEYQGNNALFMGVHDDSSNGYVNEHGEFNEYTDEQQRELEQRKRLDQERLAQEEQMLVKSYFPQLQKGKILQMTKTAPKPLAEYQWQRNLYLVNRVVKPLLPLKVRFEVQPDSRKVFKAKGKGWHTSATLLRSKKKRGIVYTTPDEVYPEHEREVNKVSSDEVIPEDLLMVADEWDYNKIVGEVESDADKQSSVGSNIFDSKLQEDPRDWEWDEADLVEGKLTSLHFPLDMNDERLLFAKQPDTGAIGRSSTVLYNDKHLFSKFNISNDDKYRILKENYQTKIRSTISNLSIEHSQPAARLQSPFYKVLLPKEQLRHFHRCHFGKGIRPGTNIVFSKIKVRRRKRDKGKDVREIFSNSSDLTIGDSVPVFLMEYCEQQPIALSKFGMASKLINYYRKRSETDTSRPKLPVGETHVLGVQDKSPFWNFGFVEPGAIVPTLYNNMIRAPVFKHEVSRTDFLLIKSAGNGTGTRFYLRQINHLFTVGQTFPVVEIPGPNSRKVTSMGKNRLRMVVYRILNKSPEHRLLVKQVARHFPDQNDMQNRQRLKEFMKYQRDGDDQGFWKLKEGEVLLDNENVKKMISPEDVSMLESMYAGQQFQEDTDMFNFNSKLRTLEENLIPWNATKNFLNATQMRAMIQIHGAGDPTGCGEGFSFLKTSMKGGFTKSGESEQPQATGGHSYNVAQQQKAYDEEISKTWYKQAKSLSIQNPFEEIDDPDVVNKTNKRVKTHRDDEKVLRIIRKTRDENGIIQRQTVIVRDPRVIHAYLRTYEKRREEAERNLGLEELMNDNIDLVTGENNEERQLKQKKLLEEQLAKLEKSKERRQARKAAKEKSKDGKVVKVKNTTRRCATCGAIGHIRTNKSCPMYNGGVAANANANANASSAAAAGSSGMASNNSATSKSITPNASIPPTSFD